The Pyrenophora tritici-repentis strain M4 chromosome 10, whole genome shotgun sequence genome contains a region encoding:
- a CDS encoding Cyclin — protein sequence MAYSQQSQSRYGQCDSYFVESHDDGIYAMRAEARERHRAVSKMQQRAIADELSKLTADEYQEDIMQHMMHMESQTLPDVNSIDIQTEIQWFMRPYLLDFLVEAHAAFQLLPETLFLAVNLLDRYCSRRVVYKRHYQLVGCAALLIAAKYGDKKDRVPTVRELKSMCCSLYDDEMFTQMEWHVLQTLNWVIGHTTVDAFLQIALLEAPYDAEVEHMTLYIAEIALFHKEFVSTRPSVLARSALALARCVLSRPQARNSEWAGAYDPQTVIGLSNHLYQPSPVLARKYASIHLSAVSATVEEFLQRQAQIARRGTGPPTPPPTVTIDEPKPASGAYVPQTPNKNPYGSVMHNGCLTPPITPESEQFTYGHVVKSQPASLYPTTPTPEHASNGQHNGQYYQSQYLHPQHM from the exons ATGGCGTACTCCCAACAATCCCAGAGCCGTTACGGCCAGTGCGACTCATACTTTGTAGAGTCACATGATGACGGCATCTACGCTATGCGAGCCGAAGCTAGAGAACGCCACCGAGCAGTATCAAAGATGCAGCAACGGGCCATCGCTGACGAGCTTTCGAAACTAACGGCTGATGAATACCAAGAAGACATAATGCAGCACATGATGCACATGGAG TCACAAACCTTGCCCGATGTCAACTCCATTGACATTCAGACCGAAATCCAGTGGTTCATGCGCCCCTACCTCCTTGACTTCTTGGTTGAAGCTCACGCCGCCTTCCAGCTGTTGCCCGAGACTCTCTTCCTCGCTGTCAACCTGCTCGACCGCTACTGCTCGCGTCGTGTCGTCTACAAGCGTCACTACCAACTTGTTGGCTGCGCTGCTCTTCTCATTGCCGCCAAGTACGGCGACAAGAAAGACCGCGTCCCTACCGTGCGGGAGCTGAAGTCGATGTGCTGCTCTCTCTACGACGATGAGATGTTCACCCAGATGGAGTGGCATGTTCTGCAAACTCTCAACTGGGTCATCGGTCATACTACTGTTGATGCATTTCTCCAGATTGCTTTGTTAGAGGCCCCGTACGATGCTGAAGTTGAACACATGACGCTTTACATTGCTGAAATTGCTCTCTTCCATAAGGAATTTGTCTCGACGCGACCATCGGTTCTCGCCCGCTCTGCTCTTGCCCTCGCGAGGTGTGTCTTGTCTCGACCCCAAGCACGAAACAGTGAATGGGCTGGTGCCTACGATCCCCAGACGGTCATTGGCCTTTCCAACCATCTCTACCAGCCGTCTCCCGTACTTGCCCGCAAGTACGCCTCGATCCACCTGTCAGCCGTTTCCGCTACCGTCGAAGAGTTCCTACAGCGACAAGCACAGATTGCGCGACGAGGGACCGGCCCGCCGACACCCCCACCGACTGTCACCATCGATGAGCCAAAGCCTGCGTCAGGCGCCTATGTGCCCCAGACCCCTAACAAGAACCCTTATGGATCTGTCATGCACAACGGATGTCTTACCCCGCCAATCACCCCCGAGTCTGAGCAATTCACCTACGGTCATGTTGTAAAGTCGCAGCCTGCTTCTCTATACCCCACGACGCCCACGCCAGAACATGCATCGAACGGACAACACAATGGGCAATACTACCAGAGCCAATATCTCCACCCCCAGCACATGTAA